Part of the Nitrospinota bacterium genome, CAGGGCGCCTGCCGGCGTATTTTATTTTCATTTCCGAGGAGCTTACTTTGGATATCATATCGAGTATCTCTTTTACTGTTGTTCCTCTTTCAGTACCGAGGTTGAAAATATCGAAGCCGTTACCTTTGTTTATATGATCAATTGCCTTTATATGCGCCTCTACAATGTCTTCAATATGAATGTAGTCCCTTATGCACGTTCCATCTCTTGTCTCATAGTCAGTTCCATAGACGATGGTTTCACGCCCGTTTTTCAGGTTGTCGAGGGCTATCTGTATGAGGTTCTGCTTTACGCGCTGACTTTCACCCATAGAGCCGTCGATGGCTGCACCTGCCGCATTGAAATACCGCAAGCTCACGCTTCTCAAGCCAAAAGCGGAGTGGTAGTCCTTTAGTATCAATTCAAGCATCCTTTTCGATAGGCCGTAAGGGCTTATAGAATCCGTAGGATGTTTTTCGTCAATGGGGAGGTATTTGGGGATCCCGTATGTTGCGGAAGAAGAGGAAAAAATGAACAGGTTGCAACCATGTTTTCTCATGACGTCCAAGAGAACCAGAGGTTTGGCGACATTGTTGCGGTAGTAGTTGTCGGGCTGTGCAAGTGATTCTGGCACGCTAAGTTTCGCTGCGAAATGCATTACAAGTTCTATCTTTTCCTTGTTAAATATCCTTTTGAGAATATTTTCATCTCCCAGATCGCCATGGTAAAAAGTTATTGAATCATGAACAGAGGCCCGGTTGCCTGTAGAGAGATCGTCAAGGACTATCGGAGTATGTCCGACATCCTTAAGGCGTCTGGTCATTAGAGAGCCGATGTAACCGGCTCCTCCAACAACAAGAATATTCACTACAGCCGCCAGTATAAAAAATTCGGCATGTCCGATGCGTT contains:
- the galE gene encoding UDP-glucose 4-epimerase GalE, whose protein sequence is MNILVVGGAGYIGSLMTRRLKDVGHTPIVLDDLSTGNRASVHDSITFYHGDLGDENILKRIFNKEKIELVMHFAAKLSVPESLAQPDNYYRNNVAKPLVLLDVMRKHGCNLFIFSSSSATYGIPKYLPIDEKHPTDSISPYGLSKRMLELILKDYHSAFGLRSVSLRYFNAAGAAIDGSMGESQRVKQNLIQIALDNLKNGRETIVYGTDYETRDGTCIRDYIHIEDIVEAHIKAIDHINKGNGFDIFNLGTERGTTVKEILDMISKVSSSEMKIKYAGRRP